In Verrucomicrobiia bacterium, one genomic interval encodes:
- a CDS encoding 3-isopropylmalate dehydratase: MQSVFTGPVYVVRDNIDTDQIIPAQFLNLVPTMPEEYEKLGSYALCGLPESLYKTRFVQEGQLDSEYPIVVAGKNFGCGSSREHAPIAMGSAGCKVVLAETFARIFFRNCVSTGELYPCEMTTRLVDELQTGDVVTVDLDAATVTVQKNGKVFNFKPLGDVRPVVDAGGLFNFARKSGMIAR; this comes from the coding sequence ATGCAATCAGTTTTTACCGGGCCGGTTTATGTGGTGCGCGACAATATCGACACGGATCAGATCATTCCGGCGCAGTTTCTGAACCTGGTGCCCACCATGCCTGAAGAATACGAGAAGCTCGGTTCCTACGCGCTCTGCGGCCTGCCCGAATCACTTTACAAAACGCGTTTCGTCCAGGAAGGCCAGCTCGATTCCGAGTATCCCATCGTTGTCGCCGGGAAAAATTTCGGCTGCGGCAGCTCCCGTGAACACGCCCCCATCGCAATGGGTTCGGCCGGGTGCAAGGTCGTGCTCGCGGAAACCTTCGCGCGCATCTTCTTCCGCAACTGCGTCTCCACCGGAGAATTGTATCCGTGCGAAATGACCACGCGCCTGGTCGATGAATTGCAAACAGGCGATGTCGTCACCGTCGACCTCGACGCCGCCACGGTCACCGTTCAAAAGAATGGAAAGGTCTTCAACTTCAAGCCGCTCGGCGATGTACGTCCCGTGGTGGATGCCGGGGGCCTGTTCAACTTCGCGCGCAAGAGCGGAATGATCGCGCGTTAA
- a CDS encoding condensation domain-containing protein → MQIETVAPSCFPSRTTSRLAHVEGTPLVIDPQAPTTLTNALTNTATRFPNKGIHFVDAQGKSTFVSYREILQRARRILAGLQREGLKPGSRALLQVDSLEDHFPTFWGCVLGGIVPTTVAIAPTYTQRNGVVDKLANAWQLLDQPVIITTERLKPEVQGLAAIASMPGMRTFSVQQLVRCDAEATPHAVKPDDIAFIQLSSGSTGVPKCIQEKHSSIIAHIHSSAAFNRYSTDDITVNWLPFDHVVPILTFHLKDTYLGCQQVHAPASLVLGEPLRWLDLLDRFRATHTWAPNFGFKLISDQLARVTNRCWDLSSVRFFMNAGEQVTMPVVREFLKATAPFGVRESAMQPAFGMAEVCTCMTYANSFGVMSGARRYAKTSLSGDLQETLSESGDSVEFVSLGTVTPGIAMRIANEKNEALRENQIGRLQIKGPVVTPGYYHNPAANEEAFVGDDWFNTGDLGFIADRELFLTGREKEMIIIRGAKYYCYEVEDVVNSIPGVEPTYAATCGTSDPETGTETLAVFFVPAAAADVKALAQSIRRRVTATLGITPGFVVPLTRETFPKTTSGKIQRTHLKKALEAGSFAEVLKPLEEATTVSAIPAANSVQAAVARIWEEVLNRANLPATAHIFEVGGDSLKATRIASRIREQWRIDFPLHRLFGEEGTISGMAAWIAAHQSKEPDADAPPPIHPAPRTAILPLSYSQLRLWLADQIDPGTSLYNIGRAFRLKGSLDVPAVEAALRQIVQRHEILRTVYAMDSIPVQAVLPEMQVPLPRHDLSHLPEPEQSRVISNLMSIEISRPFDLAGGPLMRAKLVRLGEDHHLLLLAWHQIVTDAWSLGVFNQEFASLYSDITAGRESTLPELGVQYADYATWQQRWLADAALESQSAFWKTKFASVPQPLSLGAPRSGPDDAAADSEVLEIVLQGSLLQQLRRCNASNNVTSFITLQTIYRVLLAQCSGAADFVVGSPESGRRRFETEPLLGCFVNMLPLRSRIEPNDSWRSLLDRVRSTTADAFANADVPFEKVQALAARSGGERARLLQAWFGPIDSLEQVTMGGVQVTVQPVFPPVAQFDLSCFIAEQPERISLFLEYKVAVFTRDEARALADCFQKLLREMLDNPNAPIARHIANQASAARCGLSAECNS, encoded by the coding sequence ATGCAAATTGAAACTGTCGCTCCGAGTTGCTTCCCATCAAGGACAACATCCCGGCTGGCACACGTCGAAGGCACGCCCCTGGTCATTGATCCTCAAGCGCCAACGACCCTTACCAACGCCTTGACTAATACGGCCACCCGCTTTCCCAACAAGGGCATTCATTTTGTCGACGCACAGGGCAAATCGACATTTGTCTCGTATCGCGAAATCCTGCAGCGAGCCCGGCGAATTCTGGCGGGGTTGCAGCGCGAAGGGCTGAAACCCGGATCCCGGGCGCTGCTGCAGGTTGATTCCCTTGAGGACCATTTCCCAACGTTCTGGGGGTGCGTGCTCGGCGGCATTGTCCCGACAACGGTCGCCATCGCGCCGACTTACACGCAGCGCAACGGCGTGGTGGACAAGCTCGCCAACGCCTGGCAATTGCTCGATCAGCCAGTCATCATCACAACAGAACGCTTGAAGCCGGAGGTCCAGGGACTTGCGGCAATAGCATCGATGCCAGGCATGCGAACCTTCAGCGTGCAGCAGTTGGTGCGGTGCGACGCGGAAGCCACGCCCCACGCGGTGAAGCCGGATGACATCGCGTTCATCCAGCTTTCGTCGGGCAGCACAGGCGTTCCGAAATGCATTCAGGAGAAGCACTCGAGCATTATCGCGCACATTCATTCCTCCGCCGCATTCAACCGTTATTCAACGGATGATATCACGGTAAACTGGCTGCCATTCGATCACGTGGTGCCGATCCTGACGTTTCACCTGAAAGACACCTATCTCGGATGCCAGCAGGTTCACGCACCTGCCAGCCTGGTTCTCGGAGAGCCGCTTCGCTGGCTCGATCTGCTCGACCGTTTTCGCGCGACGCATACCTGGGCGCCGAATTTCGGATTTAAACTCATCAGCGATCAATTGGCGCGGGTGACGAATCGTTGCTGGGATCTATCGTCGGTGCGCTTCTTCATGAACGCGGGCGAGCAGGTCACAATGCCTGTGGTGCGCGAATTTCTGAAAGCAACGGCCCCATTCGGTGTGCGTGAATCGGCCATGCAACCGGCTTTCGGAATGGCTGAAGTCTGCACGTGCATGACCTACGCGAACAGTTTCGGCGTAATGAGCGGCGCCCGCCGCTATGCGAAAACTTCATTGAGCGGGGATCTGCAGGAAACGCTGAGCGAATCGGGCGACAGCGTCGAGTTCGTGAGCCTGGGAACCGTCACGCCTGGCATCGCGATGCGCATTGCGAACGAGAAGAATGAAGCGCTCCGTGAAAACCAGATTGGACGCCTTCAAATCAAGGGGCCCGTAGTGACGCCGGGCTACTATCACAATCCCGCAGCGAACGAGGAGGCATTTGTTGGTGATGACTGGTTTAACACCGGCGACCTCGGATTCATTGCGGATCGGGAACTCTTCCTGACAGGCCGCGAGAAGGAAATGATCATCATCCGCGGAGCGAAATATTACTGCTACGAGGTCGAGGATGTGGTGAACAGCATTCCTGGCGTCGAGCCCACTTACGCCGCAACGTGCGGAACAAGCGATCCGGAAACCGGCACGGAAACACTGGCGGTCTTTTTTGTGCCCGCCGCCGCGGCAGACGTCAAGGCACTCGCCCAATCCATTCGCAGGCGCGTCACTGCAACTCTTGGCATTACTCCCGGGTTTGTTGTGCCCTTGACTCGCGAAACCTTTCCAAAAACCACCAGCGGCAAAATTCAACGCACGCACCTCAAGAAGGCTTTGGAGGCGGGAAGCTTTGCCGAGGTCCTGAAGCCGCTGGAGGAAGCAACAACGGTGTCAGCGATCCCTGCCGCCAATTCCGTGCAGGCCGCGGTGGCTCGCATCTGGGAAGAGGTGTTGAACCGAGCCAATCTGCCCGCCACAGCGCATATCTTTGAGGTCGGTGGGGACTCACTGAAGGCCACCCGAATCGCTTCGAGGATTCGCGAGCAGTGGCGGATCGATTTCCCGCTGCACCGATTGTTTGGCGAGGAAGGCACCATTTCCGGCATGGCGGCATGGATAGCCGCGCATCAATCGAAGGAGCCCGATGCGGATGCGCCCCCGCCCATTCACCCCGCGCCACGCACCGCGATTCTTCCGCTTTCGTATTCGCAATTGCGGCTCTGGCTTGCCGATCAGATTGATCCGGGAACGTCGCTTTACAACATCGGGCGCGCATTCAGGCTCAAGGGCAGTCTCGATGTTCCGGCTGTGGAAGCGGCGCTGCGCCAGATTGTTCAACGCCATGAAATTCTGCGGACGGTGTATGCCATGGATTCCATTCCCGTGCAGGCGGTGCTGCCCGAGATGCAGGTTCCATTGCCACGGCACGATCTTTCGCACCTGCCCGAGCCGGAGCAATCGCGTGTTATCTCCAATTTGATGTCGATCGAAATCTCCCGCCCGTTCGATCTCGCAGGCGGGCCGCTGATGCGCGCGAAGCTCGTTCGCCTGGGAGAGGATCATCATCTCCTGCTGCTCGCGTGGCATCAGATTGTGACCGATGCATGGTCGCTCGGCGTCTTCAACCAGGAATTCGCATCCTTGTATTCGGATATCACGGCGGGGCGGGAAAGCACGTTGCCAGAGCTGGGCGTGCAATATGCGGATTACGCAACGTGGCAACAGCGCTGGCTTGCGGATGCTGCCCTCGAATCACAAAGTGCGTTCTGGAAAACGAAGTTCGCCTCCGTCCCGCAGCCTTTGAGTCTCGGCGCTCCCCGATCCGGCCCTGACGACGCGGCCGCCGACAGTGAAGTTTTGGAAATTGTCCTCCAAGGTTCGTTGCTGCAGCAGTTGCGTCGATGCAACGCCAGCAACAACGTAACAAGCTTTATCACGCTCCAGACGATTTATCGCGTGTTGCTGGCGCAGTGCAGTGGCGCTGCGGATTTCGTTGTGGGATCGCCCGAATCCGGACGTCGCCGTTTCGAAACCGAACCGCTCCTGGGCTGTTTCGTAAACATGCTGCCGCTCCGCTCGCGCATCGAGCCGAACGATTCCTGGCGCTCGCTCCTGGACCGCGTTCGAAGCACGACCGCGGATGCGTTCGCGAACGCCGATGTTCCATTTGAAAAGGTGCAGGCGCTCGCTGCCAGGTCTGGCGGCGAACGCGCGCGCCTGTTGCAGGCGTGGTTCGGGCCGATCGATTCCCTTGAGCAGGTCACGATGGGCGGCGTTCAAGTTACCGTTCAGCCGGTGTTTCCACCTGTCGCGCAGTTTGACTTGTCGTGTTTCATTGCGGAACAACCGGAGCGCATTTCGCTGTTCCTCGAATACAAGGTTGCGGTCTTCACGCGCGATGAAGCGCGAGCCCTGGCCGATTGCTTCCAAAAGCTGCTGCGCGAAATGCTCGACAATCCCAACGCGCCCATCGCGCGTCATATCGCTAACCAGGCGTCGGCCGCCCGATGCGGCCTCTCGGCCGAGTGTAACTCGTAG
- a CDS encoding glycoside hydrolase family 20 zincin-like fold domain-containing protein, with protein MHLLPFPRELKRDAGVFCLPKSRRIAAASDSLAEVRDPCARLAGFQFRLATDKPGATLRLVQRKFDESPEAYELAIGADMEIGFSTTAGLHAAIATLRQLLREYGRRLPRLRIRDWPDFPRRGVMLDISRGRVPRLATLFDLADKLADFKINELQLYTEHTFAYAAYRDVWKKTSALTAPEIARLNGHCRRLGIDLVPNQNSFGHLREFLAFPPLRHLAEVSEPYEATGGGFLRYPSTLAPRNPGTLPFLRSLYDELLPNFSSDRFNVGCDETWDLGLGQSRSSCEKVGKGRVYLDFLKSVHREVTRRGLAMMFWGDIILKYPKLIRELPRNAIALNWGYEADHPFQREAAQFRRAKIPFYVCPGTSTWMTLIGRHDNAFANLRAAAAAGMRHGAGGYLITDWGDGGHPQPLAVSFVPYLAGASLAWCGKKHDQRLMVPVLSRDVFHDPTHLAATAATALGLAHRKLGYVEPNATPLGATLAAPLPDQRELFCRNGLKYYARIPGSRIAAALNEIEVQRKLLNRARPSTSSGKVLGVELDLAARMAAESCRYMQWQQARARDDRRAASALAKRGVKALGQLETEFLTCWRKRNKGLPPPFLEWRRDDYQRGILHFRPEVARC; from the coding sequence ATGCATCTTCTCCCCTTCCCCCGCGAGCTCAAAAGAGACGCGGGGGTTTTTTGTCTGCCCAAATCACGGCGAATAGCCGCCGCATCCGATTCCCTCGCGGAGGTTCGCGACCCGTGCGCCCGGCTTGCCGGGTTTCAATTTCGCCTCGCAACGGACAAACCCGGCGCCACGCTGCGGCTCGTCCAACGCAAGTTCGATGAGTCACCCGAGGCGTATGAACTCGCCATCGGAGCTGACATGGAAATCGGATTTTCTACCACGGCTGGACTTCACGCAGCGATCGCCACGCTCCGGCAGCTGTTGCGCGAATACGGCAGGAGACTGCCGCGATTGCGGATTCGCGACTGGCCCGATTTTCCGCGGCGCGGCGTAATGCTCGACATCTCGCGCGGCAGGGTTCCGCGTCTCGCCACCCTGTTCGACCTTGCGGACAAGCTCGCCGATTTCAAAATCAACGAACTGCAACTCTACACCGAGCACACGTTCGCCTACGCCGCCTATCGTGACGTCTGGAAAAAAACATCAGCGCTTACAGCCCCCGAAATCGCGCGGTTGAATGGACATTGTCGTAGACTGGGCATCGACCTTGTGCCCAATCAGAATTCGTTTGGGCATCTGCGTGAATTCCTCGCATTTCCGCCGCTCCGGCATCTCGCTGAAGTGAGCGAACCGTATGAGGCGACAGGGGGCGGGTTCCTGCGATATCCGTCAACGCTCGCTCCGCGGAATCCAGGCACGCTGCCCTTTCTCCGAAGTCTATACGACGAGTTGCTGCCGAATTTTTCCAGCGATCGCTTCAACGTGGGGTGCGACGAAACCTGGGACCTTGGGCTCGGCCAGAGCCGCAGTTCATGTGAGAAAGTCGGCAAAGGCCGCGTTTACCTGGATTTCCTGAAAAGCGTTCATCGGGAGGTTACGAGGCGCGGGCTTGCGATGATGTTCTGGGGCGACATCATCCTCAAGTATCCGAAGCTCATCCGCGAGTTGCCGCGCAACGCCATTGCCCTCAACTGGGGATACGAGGCCGATCATCCATTCCAACGCGAAGCGGCTCAGTTTCGGCGCGCAAAGATTCCGTTCTATGTCTGCCCGGGGACATCGACCTGGATGACATTGATCGGGCGTCACGACAACGCCTTTGCGAACCTTCGCGCCGCCGCGGCTGCCGGAATGCGTCACGGGGCGGGCGGCTATTTGATCACGGACTGGGGCGACGGCGGGCATCCACAACCCCTTGCGGTGAGCTTTGTTCCTTACCTCGCCGGCGCGAGTCTTGCCTGGTGTGGAAAGAAGCATGATCAGCGTCTCATGGTCCCCGTGCTGAGCCGCGATGTGTTCCACGATCCAACACACCTCGCTGCGACGGCCGCAACCGCGTTAGGGCTGGCACACCGGAAACTCGGCTACGTTGAACCGAACGCGACGCCGTTGGGCGCAACGCTCGCAGCACCCCTGCCTGATCAGCGCGAACTTTTTTGCCGCAACGGTTTGAAATACTACGCGCGAATCCCGGGCTCCCGCATCGCAGCCGCCTTGAACGAAATAGAAGTTCAGCGAAAGCTTCTGAACCGTGCGCGACCCTCGACATCCAGCGGCAAGGTTTTGGGAGTTGAACTGGATCTCGCAGCGCGCATGGCAGCTGAATCGTGTCGCTACATGCAGTGGCAACAGGCGCGGGCGCGGGATGACCGTCGAGCAGCGAGTGCGCTGGCGAAGCGGGGCGTGAAAGCTTTGGGCCAACTGGAGACGGAATTTCTGACCTGCTGGCGGAAACGCAACAAGGGTTTGCCTCCTCCGTTCCTGGAATGGCGGCGCGATGATTATCAGCGTGGCATTCTTCATTTTCGCCCAGAGGTCGCTCGGTGCTAA
- a CDS encoding zf-TFIIB domain-containing protein: MKNALGLTKTAPKPGATMQCPVDRSPMAALRHRGVEIDICGACGGVWLDLGEWEKIVQSKSNHSTSGWDAVADTGFEIAGEVVGEAVSLAVQFVAEALSGL, translated from the coding sequence GTGAAAAATGCGCTCGGATTGACGAAGACGGCACCCAAACCCGGCGCGACGATGCAATGTCCTGTGGATCGTTCGCCAATGGCCGCGCTGCGTCATCGCGGGGTGGAGATTGATATTTGCGGGGCATGCGGAGGCGTTTGGCTTGATCTCGGCGAATGGGAAAAAATCGTGCAATCGAAAAGCAATCACAGCACCAGCGGATGGGATGCTGTCGCCGACACCGGGTTCGAAATTGCCGGCGAAGTTGTGGGAGAAGCCGTGAGCCTGGCCGTTCAGTTTGTTGCCGAGGCGCTGAGCGGGTTGTAA
- a CDS encoding rhamnogalacturonan acetylesterase, whose protein sequence is MNSVASTFLPLVWFALALFGSAALQLQGQPHSAAAPLATAPAPDLSTNPPPGVTAMHSNLPSIFIAGDSTAARGSGDAQMGWAVPFARYFDPAKVNVINRARGGRSSRTFITEGLWDALLSDVKRGDIVLIQFGHNDGGAINDASRARGSIRSLGEETQEIDNLQTKQHEVVRTFGSYMRQMIADVESRGATPVVLSLTARNIWRDGRIERGSGSYSGWASEIARAANVPFIDLTELIATQFQEMGSNAVAEMYPRDHTHFNSVGAEHHAAAVVSGLKGLSKRPVNRWLSDAGIAVRPDPSASHHFARPRNPRLPTLFLVGDSTVRNGRGDGAGGQWGWGDFIGQHFDADKVNVVNRALGGTSSRTFYNNLWPRVRTAIKPGDFVMMQFGHNDGGPLNDSSRARGTIRGTGSETETIDNEMTGKPEVVHTYGWYLRQFVAETRAQGATPIICSLVPRKAWRDGKIVRSKPGYAGWAATIASEEKVPFVDLHEIIATRYEQLGRETVDALFADQQTHTSAAGAETNAQCVVEGLRGLPHNPLATFLK, encoded by the coding sequence ATGAACTCCGTTGCCTCCACCTTCCTGCCGCTCGTCTGGTTTGCACTGGCTTTGTTTGGCAGCGCCGCTCTCCAGCTGCAGGGCCAGCCGCATTCAGCAGCGGCTCCCCTCGCAACGGCCCCGGCTCCTGATCTTTCAACAAATCCACCGCCGGGCGTGACCGCGATGCATTCCAACCTGCCTTCCATTTTTATCGCCGGCGATTCCACCGCGGCTCGCGGATCGGGCGATGCACAGATGGGCTGGGCCGTTCCGTTTGCGCGCTACTTCGATCCCGCCAAGGTCAACGTCATCAACCGCGCGCGCGGCGGACGCAGCAGCCGCACGTTCATCACGGAAGGATTATGGGATGCGCTGCTGTCCGATGTGAAGCGAGGGGACATCGTACTGATTCAATTTGGCCATAACGATGGCGGCGCAATCAACGACGCCTCGCGCGCGCGCGGCTCGATTCGCAGCCTGGGTGAGGAAACCCAGGAAATCGATAATCTTCAAACGAAGCAGCACGAAGTCGTTCGCACATTTGGATCTTATATGCGGCAGATGATCGCCGACGTAGAATCGCGCGGGGCCACTCCCGTTGTGCTGTCGCTCACCGCACGCAACATCTGGCGCGACGGCAGAATCGAGCGCGGTTCAGGCTCGTACAGCGGTTGGGCGTCGGAAATTGCGCGGGCCGCGAACGTCCCGTTCATCGACCTGACCGAATTGATTGCAACGCAATTTCAAGAGATGGGATCGAATGCGGTTGCCGAAATGTATCCGCGTGATCACACGCATTTCAATTCTGTTGGAGCGGAACATCACGCTGCTGCCGTGGTGTCGGGACTTAAAGGGCTGTCGAAAAGACCAGTGAACAGATGGCTTTCCGACGCTGGCATTGCTGTGCGGCCCGATCCGTCCGCCTCGCATCACTTCGCGCGCCCGCGGAATCCGCGGCTTCCGACTTTGTTTCTGGTGGGCGACTCCACAGTCCGAAATGGCCGCGGGGATGGCGCAGGCGGCCAATGGGGATGGGGCGATTTCATAGGACAACATTTTGATGCGGATAAAGTCAACGTGGTGAATAGGGCGCTCGGCGGAACCAGCAGCCGCACTTTCTACAACAACCTGTGGCCACGCGTGCGAACGGCCATAAAGCCGGGGGATTTTGTGATGATGCAGTTCGGCCACAACGATGGCGGGCCCTTGAACGATTCATCGCGAGCGCGTGGAACGATTCGCGGCACGGGCAGCGAAACCGAAACCATCGACAATGAGATGACCGGAAAACCCGAGGTGGTGCATACGTACGGCTGGTACCTGCGGCAGTTCGTTGCCGAGACCCGTGCTCAGGGTGCCACGCCGATCATCTGTTCATTGGTTCCGCGCAAGGCATGGCGCGACGGCAAAATCGTGCGCAGCAAGCCGGGTTACGCGGGATGGGCTGCGACGATTGCATCTGAAGAAAAAGTGCCGTTCGTGGACCTCCACGAGATCATCGCCACGCGTTACGAGCAACTCGGCCGTGAGACAGTGGATGCGCTCTTTGCCGATCAACAAACCCACACGAGCGCTGCCGGAGCAGAAACCAATGCCCAATGTGTCGTCGAGGGATTGCGTGGGCTGCCCCACAATCCACTCGCGACATTTCTGAAGTAG
- a CDS encoding putative manganese-dependent inorganic diphosphatase — protein MSEILVIGHRNPDTDAICSAIGYAEFKRRTGSPEAVAARCGDTNDRIDFVLSTFGVPAPRFVADVSPKVSDVMQRRVLSVTPEATAAQALQLMDERSIRILPVLDSQQHCRGLLSLFKLSKFLFPAGNRLVDSRRVFSSLKSLTSTLEGELLVGFDAEQEEDLIMFIGAMSAESFKERIESFLREKLIVVVGDRLDIQETAIREGVRLVIVTGGLKVEKRLIEAARRKRVSIVLSPHDTATTAALSRAAVSVRHVLNEEFVCFREHSPLASVRDEATSSGHQIFPVLDEEGRTIGILSKTDFLKTVNRRLILVDHNELSQAVQGADEVEILEIIDHHRIGALTTQQPILFRNEPVGSTSTIVADCFFRQGIEMPRAIAGLLLAGVVSDTLNLTSPTTTPRDREILQELEKLAQVNAREFTEKLFASGSLLTLKPAPQAITTDCKEYREDGVTFSVAQIEEVGFDQFWLRKQELLDALEAFRAQRGYHFSALMITDVTTQNSMLLVKGDEEFVDRINYPHREESIFELRDVVSRKKQLLPYLTHCLRQTSVANPVK, from the coding sequence ATGAGCGAGATTCTGGTTATTGGCCATCGAAATCCGGACACCGACGCAATCTGTTCGGCGATCGGCTACGCGGAATTCAAACGCCGCACGGGATCTCCCGAAGCCGTGGCCGCGCGATGCGGGGATACAAACGACCGAATCGACTTCGTCCTGAGCACGTTCGGCGTGCCGGCCCCGCGTTTCGTGGCCGACGTTTCGCCGAAGGTTTCCGATGTCATGCAGAGGCGCGTTTTGAGCGTGACCCCGGAAGCAACCGCGGCGCAGGCACTGCAGCTCATGGATGAACGCAGCATCCGCATCCTGCCCGTGCTCGATTCGCAGCAACATTGCCGCGGCCTCCTTTCACTCTTCAAGCTGAGCAAATTCCTGTTCCCCGCCGGAAATCGCCTCGTCGATTCGCGCCGTGTTTTTTCGTCATTGAAAAGTCTCACTTCGACGCTCGAAGGCGAATTGCTGGTTGGGTTCGATGCGGAACAGGAAGAGGATCTGATCATGTTCATCGGGGCCATGAGTGCCGAATCCTTCAAGGAACGCATAGAATCCTTCCTGCGCGAGAAACTGATCGTGGTGGTGGGCGACAGGCTGGACATCCAGGAAACTGCGATTCGTGAGGGCGTGCGGCTCGTGATCGTGACGGGCGGCCTCAAGGTGGAGAAGCGGCTGATCGAAGCGGCGCGGCGAAAACGCGTGAGCATTGTGCTCTCGCCGCATGACACGGCAACCACAGCGGCCCTGTCGCGCGCGGCAGTTTCCGTTCGGCACGTGTTGAATGAGGAATTTGTCTGTTTCCGGGAACACTCGCCGCTGGCATCCGTGCGCGACGAGGCGACATCGTCCGGCCATCAGATTTTCCCTGTCCTGGATGAAGAAGGGAGAACCATTGGCATTCTTTCCAAAACCGATTTTTTAAAGACGGTGAATCGCCGGTTGATCCTTGTCGATCACAACGAACTCTCGCAGGCGGTCCAGGGGGCCGATGAAGTGGAAATTCTCGAGATCATCGATCATCACCGCATCGGCGCACTCACAACGCAGCAGCCGATTCTTTTCCGCAACGAACCTGTAGGATCAACGAGCACGATCGTGGCGGATTGTTTTTTTCGGCAGGGCATTGAGATGCCGCGGGCGATAGCGGGACTGCTGCTGGCGGGTGTCGTGTCGGACACGCTGAACCTCACCTCGCCGACAACGACTCCGCGGGATCGTGAAATATTGCAGGAGCTCGAGAAGCTCGCGCAGGTGAACGCGCGTGAATTCACGGAGAAGCTGTTCGCGTCGGGATCGTTGCTGACGCTCAAGCCCGCGCCGCAGGCAATCACAACCGATTGCAAGGAATACCGCGAGGATGGCGTCACGTTCAGCGTGGCGCAGATCGAGGAAGTGGGTTTCGATCAATTCTGGCTGCGCAAGCAGGAACTTCTCGACGCGTTGGAAGCCTTTCGCGCGCAACGCGGCTATCACTTTTCCGCGCTCATGATCACGGACGTGACGACGCAGAATTCGATGTTGCTGGTCAAGGGCGACGAAGAGTTCGTGGATCGGATCAACTACCCGCACCGCGAGGAATCGATTTTCGAATTGAGGGATGTGGTCTCGCGCAAGAAGCAGCTCCTGCCTTATCTGACCCATTGCCTGCGACAGACCTCGGTCGCGAACCCAGTCAAGTAG